The following proteins are co-located in the Candidatus Bathyarchaeota archaeon genome:
- a CDS encoding 2-oxo acid dehydrogenase subunit E2, whose protein sequence is MHQVIIPRFDPAMKTGRIIKWLKNEGEAVNKGEPIVVVEGEKTVFEVEAPEKGFLRKIFYPTGSEIEVLKPIALIGELNENVPQELIEKAEVVETEKLKEEKPFIKHVKASPLAKKLAEEYGVNLEEIEGTGPDGRITKEDVLNAVKKVSLTIKPSLTEASVTGLKPPLIAKIIPLSRTRKTIAERLLYSLHEAASTTIITSVNLENLIEYREKIKASLGEVSLTAFIVKAAAKALETHPIFNSTLEKDEIKIFEEINIALAINTEDGLVTPVIKNSNKKSIIEISNAIKELTNKAFQRKLSIEDLTGGTFTITNLGAYDVEIFIPIINPPQTAILGVGKIENKPIPVNGDKILIKPIAVLTLVFDHRVVDGVPAAKFLQEIKRLLENPTELS, encoded by the coding sequence ATGCATCAAGTTATAATTCCAAGGTTTGATCCAGCTATGAAAACTGGAAGAATAATTAAATGGTTAAAGAATGAAGGTGAAGCTGTAAATAAAGGAGAACCAATAGTGGTTGTTGAAGGAGAAAAAACAGTTTTTGAAGTTGAAGCACCTGAAAAAGGTTTTTTAAGAAAAATTTTTTACCCTACCGGTTCTGAAATTGAAGTTTTAAAGCCTATAGCTTTAATCGGCGAGCTTAATGAAAATGTTCCTCAAGAGTTAATTGAGAAAGCTGAAGTTGTTGAAACTGAAAAGCTTAAAGAAGAAAAGCCTTTTATAAAACATGTTAAAGCCAGCCCATTAGCTAAAAAGCTTGCTGAAGAGTATGGAGTAAATTTAGAAGAAATAGAAGGAACTGGACCTGATGGAAGAATAACTAAAGAAGATGTTTTAAATGCGGTTAAAAAAGTTTCTTTAACAATTAAACCCTCTTTAACTGAAGCTTCTGTCACCGGTTTAAAGCCTCCTTTAATAGCTAAAATTATTCCATTATCTAGAACAAGAAAAACAATTGCTGAAAGATTGCTTTACAGCCTTCATGAAGCAGCTTCAACAACAATAATTACCTCAGTTAATTTAGAAAACCTTATTGAATATAGAGAGAAAATTAAAGCTTCTTTAGGTGAAGTTAGCTTAACAGCTTTTATAGTTAAAGCTGCAGCTAAAGCTTTAGAAACGCATCCAATATTTAACTCAACCTTAGAGAAAGATGAAATTAAAATTTTTGAGGAAATAAATATAGCTTTAGCAATTAATACAGAAGATGGATTAGTTACACCAGTTATTAAAAACTCAAATAAAAAATCTATAATAGAAATTTCAAATGCTATTAAAGAGCTTACAAATAAAGCTTTTCAACGTAAATTATCGATTGAAGATCTTACAGGTGGAACATTTACAATTACAAATCTAGGTGCTTATGACGTGGAAATCTTTATTCCAATAATTAATCCACCTCAAACAGCTATATTAGGAGTTGGAAAAATAGAAAATAAGCCTATACCAGTAAATGGAGATAAAATATTAATTAAGCCAATAGCTGTTTTAACACTTGTATTTGATCATAGAGTGGTGGACGGTGTTCCAGCTGCGAAATTCCTTCAAGAAATAAAGCGTTTACTTGAAAATCCAACCGAGCTTTCCTAA
- a CDS encoding slipin family protein: MLDVFLGLIAFIILVSILSSAIKVVREYERGVIFRLGRLIGAKGPGLFLIIPIVDKFIKIDLRVVAFDVPKQRVITKDNVSVDVDAAVYYRVFDPAKAVVQVEDYYRATNLLAQTTLRDVLGQVELDELLTKREELSKKVGEILDAYTDPWGIKVVAVAIKDVSMPETMLRAIAKQAEAEREKRSRIIVAEGEYIAAEKIAAAAKRYMESPLALRLRELQTLTEIAREKNLVVVTTTTEATDLGKLTAMVKAFQEKETK, from the coding sequence TTGCTAGATGTTTTCTTAGGTTTAATCGCCTTCATAATATTGGTTTCAATTTTATCTTCAGCTATTAAAGTTGTTAGAGAATATGAAAGAGGTGTAATTTTCAGGCTTGGTAGATTAATAGGTGCTAAAGGGCCTGGGCTTTTCCTTATTATTCCAATAGTTGATAAATTCATTAAGATTGATCTTAGAGTTGTAGCTTTTGATGTTCCAAAACAAAGAGTAATAACTAAAGATAATGTTAGCGTTGATGTTGATGCAGCTGTTTATTATAGAGTTTTCGACCCAGCTAAAGCAGTTGTTCAAGTTGAAGATTACTATAGAGCAACCAATCTTTTAGCTCAAACAACTCTTAGAGATGTTTTAGGACAAGTGGAGCTTGATGAATTATTAACTAAAAGAGAAGAGTTAAGCAAGAAGGTTGGTGAAATTCTAGATGCTTACACAGATCCATGGGGGATAAAAGTTGTGGCTGTAGCTATAAAAGATGTTAGCATGCCTGAAACTATGCTTAGAGCTATAGCTAAGCAAGCTGAAGCTGAAAGAGAAAAAAGATCTAGAATAATTGTAGCTGAAGGCGAGTATATAGCAGCTGAAAAAATTGCTGCAGCAGCTAAACGTTATATGGAAAGCCCGCTTGCATTAAGATTAAGAGAGCTTCAAACTTTAACTGAAATAGCTAGAGAGAAAAATTTAGTTGTTGTAACAACAACTACAGAAGCAACTGATTTAGGTAAATTAACAGCGATGGTTAAAGCGTTTCAGGAGAAAGAAACTAAGTGA
- a CDS encoding nodulation protein NfeD — protein MKKPFTFLLFILIALTQLSLTFSFKANQITIIKLEDAITPATKEFIQEAYDFSLSSNAQAIIILLNTPGGQLDATMKIIEIMDRSEIPWIVYVYPEGSKAWSAGAFILIASHIAVMAPYTIVGSAQPVSYTPFEGSTPIEDEKIINALSAFIAEEARMYNRNATAAELFIRKNLNLNADEALKFKVIDAIASDINELLKILNGKTIKTTRGLITLKTEDAVLIEFSPSIKVTFLSTVSNPLLAYILFTLGLYGLIFGLVSPGYGAELAGGIALILGLIGLGFNVDLASLILIGLGVILMLIEAHTPGFGVLGGAGLICLIIGGLLLIPFRSGEWLISSAWYQSFIAAALLFAAFTGGFMIFSVYKVLKAKRMKPLIGEFIGEAVDVIEDLTPEKTGFVIYKGEYWRAKSKIFIKAGSKALIVAKDGPILIVEPK, from the coding sequence GTGAAAAAACCGTTTACCTTTTTATTATTTATATTAATCGCTTTAACTCAATTAAGCTTAACTTTCAGTTTTAAAGCTAACCAAATCACTATTATTAAGCTTGAAGATGCTATAACTCCAGCCACTAAAGAGTTTATTCAAGAAGCTTATGATTTTAGCTTAAGCAGTAATGCTCAAGCAATAATTATTTTGCTTAATACGCCTGGCGGTCAATTAGATGCTACAATGAAAATAATTGAGATTATGGATAGATCTGAAATTCCATGGATTGTTTATGTTTATCCTGAAGGAAGCAAAGCTTGGTCAGCTGGCGCATTTATTTTAATAGCTTCTCATATAGCTGTTATGGCGCCTTACACAATTGTTGGCTCAGCTCAACCAGTTTCATATACGCCTTTTGAAGGTTCAACCCCAATAGAAGATGAGAAAATTATTAATGCTTTATCAGCTTTTATAGCTGAAGAAGCTAGAATGTATAATAGAAATGCGACTGCAGCTGAACTTTTTATTAGAAAAAACCTGAATTTAAATGCTGATGAAGCTTTAAAATTTAAAGTTATAGATGCTATAGCCTCTGATATAAATGAGCTTTTAAAAATTTTAAATGGTAAAACCATTAAAACAACCAGAGGCTTAATTACTTTAAAAACTGAAGATGCTGTTTTAATTGAGTTTTCCCCAAGCATTAAAGTAACATTTTTATCAACAGTTTCAAACCCTCTTCTCGCTTACATTCTCTTTACTTTAGGGCTTTATGGTTTAATTTTTGGTTTAGTAAGCCCAGGTTATGGCGCTGAATTAGCTGGAGGAATCGCTTTAATATTAGGTTTAATAGGTTTAGGGTTTAATGTTGATTTAGCCTCGTTAATTTTAATTGGTTTAGGTGTAATTTTAATGTTGATTGAAGCTCATACACCTGGGTTTGGTGTTTTAGGAGGCGCTGGGTTGATATGCTTAATTATTGGAGGGTTGCTTTTAATTCCATTTAGAAGCGGTGAATGGTTGATTTCATCAGCTTGGTATCAAAGCTTTATAGCAGCAGCGTTGCTTTTTGCAGCTTTTACAGGTGGATTCATGATTTTCTCAGTTTATAAAGTTTTAAAAGCTAAGCGAATGAAACCTTTAATAGGCGAGTTTATAGGGGAAGCAGTGGATGTAATAGAGGATTTAACACCTGAAAAAACAGGTTTTGTAATTTATAAAGGCGAATACTGGCGAGCTAAATCTAAAATCTTTATTAAAGCAGGATCTAAAGCTTTAATAGTTGCTAAAGATGGGCCGATATTAATTGTTGAACCTAAGTAA
- a CDS encoding mechanosensitive ion channel family protein: MDLSIIVTLITMLSALGFSMVAKDYLASFLGGLFIRRVKNIKSGVRIKMLIDPSIKGDIVKVGWLRTMLMEVGDGERLPSIRTGRTVLIPNFMLMNTPVLVYGEEVMDEVIAYVEGDYPDPEEVIQCMKEAIKEEGVKVKEVNLYQKEDKLVVYGIYESSPDCMTDLRSEILKRFLKKFNEAKVT; this comes from the coding sequence GTGGATTTATCAATTATAGTTACTTTAATAACTATGTTAAGCGCTTTAGGGTTTTCTATGGTTGCTAAAGATTATTTAGCTTCATTTTTAGGTGGATTATTTATTAGAAGGGTTAAAAACATAAAGTCTGGTGTTAGAATTAAAATGTTGATTGACCCATCGATTAAAGGGGATATTGTTAAAGTTGGTTGGTTAAGAACAATGCTTATGGAGGTAGGCGATGGAGAAAGATTACCAAGCATTAGAACGGGTAGAACAGTTCTTATTCCAAACTTTATGCTTATGAATACTCCTGTTTTAGTTTATGGAGAGGAGGTTATGGATGAGGTTATAGCTTATGTTGAAGGAGATTATCCTGATCCTGAAGAAGTAATTCAATGCATGAAGGAAGCTATTAAAGAAGAAGGCGTTAAAGTTAAAGAAGTTAATTTATATCAAAAAGAAGATAAATTAGTGGTTTATGGAATATATGAATCAAGCCCTGATTGCATGACCGATCTTAGAAGCGAAATATTAAAGCGTTTCCTTAAAAAATTTAATGAAGCTAAAGTTACTTAG
- a CDS encoding HDIG domain-containing protein: MDRNTALELVKLNVKNENLIKHMLAVEAIMRELAKLLSEDGETWGLTGLLHDIDFEKTSVNPNEHGVEAEKLLKGKVNEEILKAIKTHNYEYTGVKPESRMEKALVAADAISGLIIACALVMPSKKLKDVKIETLKKKFKDKDFARGSSRDRILICEEIGVSKEKFFEVALKALQEISLTLGL; the protein is encoded by the coding sequence ATGGATAGAAATACAGCCTTAGAGTTAGTTAAGTTAAATGTTAAAAACGAGAATTTAATCAAGCATATGTTAGCTGTTGAAGCTATTATGCGGGAGCTGGCTAAACTTCTTTCTGAAGATGGGGAAACTTGGGGTTTAACAGGGCTTTTGCATGATATAGATTTTGAGAAAACTTCCGTTAACCCTAATGAGCATGGGGTTGAAGCTGAAAAACTTTTGAAAGGAAAGGTTAATGAAGAAATTTTAAAGGCTATTAAAACTCATAATTACGAGTATACAGGGGTGAAACCTGAATCTAGAATGGAGAAAGCTTTAGTAGCAGCTGATGCGATTTCAGGTTTAATAATTGCTTGCGCTTTAGTTATGCCTTCTAAAAAACTTAAGGATGTGAAGATTGAAACTTTAAAAAAGAAGTTTAAGGATAAAGATTTTGCTAGAGGCTCAAGTAGAGATCGAATATTAATTTGCGAGGAAATAGGGGTTTCTAAAGAAAAATTTTTTGAAGTTGCTTTAAAAGCTCTTCAAGAAATAAGCTTAACGCTAGGTTTATGA
- a CDS encoding XTP/dITP diphosphatase has product MKVLFATSNKNKFKEAKAVLSKYGIKVEMLKKRKLEIQSNSIKEIAKHSALELFKEVKSPLITEDSELTINALKGFPGPYSAYVFKTIGNKGILKLMKNKRDRRSVFKAAVYFCSFNIQKCFIGVAKGKIAFKEKGCLGFGFDPIFIPNECSNKTFGEMLIEEKSLYSHRGKAMVKFAKWYIKNYKEEVDR; this is encoded by the coding sequence TTGAAGGTTTTATTTGCGACTTCTAATAAAAACAAGTTTAAGGAAGCTAAAGCTGTTTTAAGCAAATATGGAATTAAAGTTGAAATGCTTAAAAAAAGAAAGCTTGAAATTCAATCAAATAGCATTAAGGAAATTGCTAAGCATTCAGCTTTAGAGTTGTTTAAAGAAGTTAAATCTCCTTTAATAACTGAAGATTCAGAGTTAACTATTAACGCTCTTAAAGGCTTTCCAGGTCCATATTCAGCTTATGTTTTTAAAACTATAGGTAATAAAGGAATTTTAAAGCTTATGAAAAACAAACGGGATAGAAGAAGCGTTTTTAAAGCAGCAGTTTATTTTTGTTCATTTAACATTCAAAAATGCTTTATTGGAGTTGCTAAAGGGAAAATAGCTTTTAAAGAAAAAGGATGCTTAGGCTTTGGCTTTGACCCTATATTCATCCCTAATGAATGCTCAAATAAAACTTTTGGAGAAATGCTTATCGAAGAGAAAAGCCTATATTCTCATAGAGGTAAAGCCATGGTTAAATTTGCGAAATGGTACATAAAAAATTATAAGGAGGAAGTTGATCGTTAA
- a CDS encoding 30S ribosomal protein S15 codes for MARLYSRKKGKSDSIRPISRKTPSWCKYTPEEVESLVVKLGKEGYSSSLIGVILRDQYGIPLVESITGKSVTQILKENSIASKLPEDLETLLKKAEQARRHLEKHKKDYNNKRALALIESKIHRLSEYYKERGILPADWKYKPSVASVA; via the coding sequence TTGGCAAGATTATACTCTAGAAAAAAAGGTAAATCAGATTCAATTAGACCTATCAGCCGTAAAACTCCATCATGGTGTAAATATACCCCTGAAGAAGTTGAATCTTTAGTTGTAAAGCTTGGTAAAGAAGGTTATTCTTCAAGCCTTATTGGAGTTATTCTTAGAGATCAATATGGAATTCCATTAGTTGAATCTATTACTGGGAAAAGTGTTACTCAAATTTTAAAAGAAAATAGCATTGCTTCAAAGCTTCCTGAAGATCTTGAAACTCTTTTAAAGAAAGCTGAGCAAGCGAGAAGACATTTAGAAAAACATAAAAAAGATTATAATAATAAAAGAGCTTTAGCGCTTATTGAATCTAAAATTCACCGTTTAAGCGAATATTATAAAGAGAGAGGCATTCTTCCAGCTGATTGGAAATACAAGCCTAGCGTTGCATCTGTGGCTTAA